The Candidatus Gracilibacteria bacterium genome window below encodes:
- the alr gene encoding alanine racemase, translating into MPYHNLNTITIFPDRLKHNLEVLQRLSGIPCVPVVKSNAYGHGLKLLAKEWNSYTIPFVCVDSLFEAYELQKYGYKKEVLIMGFVDPEDIPREKRFHYACSDLDYAQVIVKKRNRAKLHLFFDTGMHREGIQSFSKPDLKILSSLKRNIVGIMTHLSTPDDHTVTNTQYEAMNRFEKILTEHGIRPTFQHICASGGALNHKKSDQAHDTLARTGIGYYGYGHPELLPALRCHTRLMQVKYLNAGESVGYDGTYTAEKAMIIGVLPIGYNDGLDRRFSNKGFLSIRNMLCPIIGRVSMNITMIDISHVPEPVVGEEVLFISENPKSPISLEKQAKVIDVIPYDLLVHLNKEMYRKGI; encoded by the coding sequence ATGCCTTACCACAACCTCAACACCATTACTATTTTCCCAGACCGTCTCAAACACAATCTGGAAGTACTTCAAAGACTCTCAGGAATACCCTGTGTACCCGTCGTGAAAAGCAATGCGTACGGTCATGGGTTAAAACTCCTCGCAAAAGAATGGAATTCATACACTATCCCATTTGTCTGTGTGGATTCACTCTTTGAGGCCTATGAACTCCAAAAATATGGGTATAAAAAAGAAGTACTTATTATGGGTTTTGTTGATCCAGAGGATATCCCGCGGGAAAAAAGATTTCACTATGCTTGCTCAGACCTCGACTATGCTCAAGTAATTGTAAAAAAGAGAAATCGCGCAAAGCTGCACCTCTTTTTTGACACTGGTATGCACCGAGAGGGCATTCAATCATTCTCAAAACCTGACCTAAAAATACTCTCATCTCTCAAGCGCAATATCGTCGGCATCATGACTCATCTCTCAACACCGGATGATCATACCGTAACTAATACTCAATACGAAGCTATGAATCGTTTTGAAAAAATCCTTACAGAGCATGGCATACGGCCTACTTTTCAACATATCTGTGCCTCTGGCGGAGCACTCAACCACAAAAAATCCGACCAGGCCCATGACACACTTGCTCGTACAGGAATCGGATATTATGGGTATGGACATCCTGAGCTCTTGCCCGCTCTGCGGTGTCATACGCGGTTGATGCAAGTAAAATATCTGAATGCAGGTGAATCCGTAGGATACGACGGAACTTACACCGCTGAAAAAGCGATGATTATAGGTGTATTACCAATAGGATATAATGATGGACTTGACCGAAGATTTTCCAACAAGGGATTTCTCTCTATACGGAATATGCTTTGTCCTATCATCTGACGAGTGTCGATGAATATTACGATGATTGATATCTCTCATGTCCCCGAACCAGTAGTTGGTGAGGAAGTCCTCTTTATCAGTGAAAATCCAAAATCGCCTATCAGTCTTGAGAAACAAGCAAAAGTCATCGATGTGATACCCTATGATCTCCTCGTGCATCTCAATAAAGAGATGTATCGAAAATGAATATAG
- a CDS encoding MiaB/RimO family radical SAM methylthiotransferase yields MSLISHEKLSFIKSELQKANKPPSSKKYCIRTFGCQMNYADSEKIHMLLSQAGLARVDEWHEADVIIFNTCSVRQKSEDKVFGYIEEIQKIRVIDPEYSLGKVSSDRREKTGKNIIIGVTGCMTRKTGINKKYYGYQGRKNTTKIELLDFKTQALTYSSTDVPVTSLFNSDDELFIRTENIDFVIRIEEIGTLTTILSLIYREDIGQDDSFQSYLRVRQERESNGSANIIIQTGCDNYCTFCIVPYTRGKEVSRPIEDIIEEARDAVKNGAKEITLLGQNVNSYGKETRKNLWNPEELTWESASVRTPFRELLEALNDINGLDRIRFTSSNPHDMTRDILDAHFDLEKCCHYLHFALQSGDNELLKKMNRKHTYEDFKMMVDYLRSRDPLFGISTDIIVGFPGETEEQFENTVRAFRECQFDFAYIARYSPRKQTYAAKMPGQIPADVKARRWDQLNTLMYEIIQERNQCMIGREEIILVSKIDEEDGTISGRTRNFREVFAPKNESVTIGTLVPVKITDIDRWVLRGSYL; encoded by the coding sequence ATGTCTCTCATAAGCCACGAGAAGCTCTCTTTTATAAAATCTGAGCTTCAAAAAGCAAATAAACCACCATCTTCAAAAAAATATTGTATTCGGACCTTCGGGTGTCAGATGAACTATGCTGATAGTGAAAAGATTCATATGCTCCTTTCTCAGGCAGGACTTGCACGAGTTGATGAATGGCATGAAGCCGATGTCATTATATTCAATACCTGCTCTGTTCGCCAGAAGTCAGAAGATAAAGTCTTCGGATACATAGAAGAAATCCAGAAAATACGAGTCATCGACCCTGAGTATTCTCTTTGAAAAGTAAGCTCAGACCGAAGGGAAAAAACTGGTAAAAATATCATCATCGGTGTGACAGGATGCATGACACGAAAAACAGGTATCAATAAGAAATATTACGGCTATCAGGGGCGAAAAAACACAACAAAAATAGAGCTTCTGGATTTCAAGACTCAAGCACTGACGTACTCAAGCACTGACGTACCAGTGACTTCTCTCTTCAATTCTGATGATGAGCTTTTTATTCGCACCGAGAATATAGATTTTGTGATAAGAATAGAAGAAATTGGTACACTGACAACCATTCTATCTCTCATTTATCGAGAAGATATTGGCCAAGATGATTCTTTTCAGTCCTACCTCCGTGTACGACAGGAACGAGAATCCAATGGAAGTGCCAATATTATCATACAAACGGGATGTGATAATTATTGTACCTTTTGTATTGTCCCCTACACTCGAGGAAAAGAAGTTTCTCGACCCATTGAAGATATAATTGAAGAAGCAAGAGATGCAGTGAAAAATGGTGCAAAAGAAATCACACTGCTCGGGCAAAATGTGAATAGCTATGGCAAAGAAACACGGAAAAATCTCTGGAATCCGGAAGAACTTACATGGGAATCCGCGAGTGTGAGAACGCCCTTCCGAGAGCTACTAGAAGCTCTCAACGACATCAATGGGCTCGATAGAATCCGCTTTACTTCAAGCAATCCCCATGATATGACCCGTGATATTCTCGACGCCCATTTTGATCTCGAAAAATGTTGCCACTATCTCCATTTTGCACTTCAGTCGTGAGATAATGAACTTCTCAAGAAGATGAATCGAAAACACACCTATGAAGATTTCAAAATGATGGTCGACTACCTCCGTTCTCGTGACCCACTCTTTGGTATCTCGACGGATATTATTGTGGGATTTCCTGGAGAAACTGAGGAACAATTTGAGAATACTGTGAGGGCATTTCGTGAGTGCCAATTTGATTTTGCTTATATCGCGCGATATTCTCCTCGAAAACAAACTTATGCTGCCAAGATGCCATGACAAATTCCCGCTGATGTAAAAGCAAGACGATGGGACCAGCTCAATACGCTGATGTATGAGATAATTCAAGAGAGAAACCAGTGTATGATTGGCCGAGAGGAAATAATTCTCGTTTCAAAAATCGATGAGGAAGACGGCACAATCTCTGGACGAACGAGAAACTTCCGAGAAGTATTTGCTCCAAAGAATGAATCTGTTACAATAGGAACACTCGTGCCAGTCAAAATCACTGATATAGACAGGTGGGTACTCCGAGGAAGCTATCTGTAG
- a CDS encoding glycosyltransferase — translation METDIKKRILSLQSEAPVVSIVIPAYNEEKYLLPTIEALSKIKTHYPTEIILVDNGSTDNTKFLAESCGLKVIEEKQKGTSYARQAGLMAAKGEYIFTTDADSIVPATWVEESMHYFQNNKNLCFLSGGSQYGGVHWSFHWMKYVIDTIRKWSGREPKCPAIYGYNSVFKKDIAIQMGGYSPGINLGEDLLLAAKIGEKGDMLSIQDMSTTVITSGRRFSSFGKVLKYIMFHWVFERSFSDAHKLGARDFADIR, via the coding sequence GTGGAAACAGACATAAAAAAAAGAATTCTTTCTCTTCAGTCAGAAGCACCGGTAGTATCGATCGTGATACCTGCCTATAATGAAGAAAAATATCTCTTACCCACAATCGAAGCATTGAGCAAAATAAAAACACACTATCCTACTGAGATTATTCTCGTCGATAATGGTAGTACTGATAACACGAAGTTTCTCGCAGAATCATGTGGATTAAAGGTTATCGAGGAAAAACAAAAATGAACCTCCTATGCGCGACAAGCAGGACTTATGGCTGCAAAAGGAGAATATATATTTACTACGGATGCAGATTCTATCGTACCAGCTACATGGGTCGAAGAGTCAATGCATTATTTCCAGAATAACAAGAATCTCTGTTTTTTGTCTGGCGGAAGCCAATATTGATGAGTACATTGGTCCTTCCATTGGATGAAATATGTAATAGATACAATCCGAAAATGGAGCTGAAGGGAGCCTAAGTGCCCAGCAATTTATTGATATAATTCTGTTTTTAAGAAAGATATAGCAATCCAAATGGGAGGATATTCTCCAGGTATTAATTTAGGAGAAGATCTTTTACTGGCAGCAAAAATATGAGAGAAATGAGATATGCTGAGCATACAGGACATGTCCACAACGGTCATAACGAGTGGGCGACGTTTCTCGAGCTTTTGAAAAGTTCTGAAATATATCATGTTCCACTGGGTATTTGAACGTTCTTTCTCCGATGCTCATAAATTAGGCGCTAGAGATTTCGCGGATATACGATAA
- a CDS encoding YebC/PmpR family DNA-binding transcriptional regulator, whose protein sequence is MGRGPVLANKKAASAVQKGKVYGMHSKLIALAARSGAKPDENPTLYTAIEKAKKDSVPRDVIEKAIRRGAGLDKDVADIEDITYEGYAAGGVAVIVRTLTDNRNRTASSIRSYFTRNGGNLGEAGSLSNHIFQYRGVIIVNASDITEDMIIESGADDYKTIDDETRLIVLRENFSSVLDFLKSKSILIVSSSFEYLPTLENEIIDFDQGVKVIKLLNDLDEDDDVEKVWTNGVFDDILREKIEVFIASHIFRS, encoded by the coding sequence ATGTGACGTTGACCCGTTCTTGCCAATAAAAAAGCTGCTTCTGCCGTACAAAAGTGAAAAGTGTATGGTATGCACTCCAAACTCATCGCCCTCGCCGCACGCAGTGGGGCAAAACCAGACGAAAATCCCACGCTCTATACAGCTATCGAAAAAGCAAAAAAGGACAGCGTTCCTCGGGATGTTATCGAAAAAGCCATACGACGGGGGGCGGGACTCGATAAAGATGTTGCCGATATCGAAGATATCACCTACGAGTGATATGCTGCAGGCGGTGTCGCTGTGATCGTACGGACACTCACCGATAACAGAAATCGTACTGCCAGTAGTATACGTTCCTATTTTACGAGAAATGGTGGTAATCTATGAGAAGCAGGATCGCTCTCCAATCATATATTTCAGTATCGTGGAGTTATTATCGTCAACGCCTCCGATATCACAGAAGATATGATTATCGAATCAGGCGCTGATGATTACAAAACAATTGACGATGAAACACGGCTTATCGTTCTCAGAGAAAACTTTTCCTCAGTGCTTGACTTCCTAAAATCAAAAAGTATACTAATCGTCTCAAGCAGTTTCGAGTATCTCCCCACGCTCGAAAATGAAATCATCGATTTTGACCAAGGCGTCAAAGTAATAAAGCTCCTAAATGACCTCGATGAAGATGATGATGTAGAAAAAGTTTGGACAAATGGGGTATTCGATGATATACTGCGTGAAAAGATAGAAGTTTTTATCGCTTCTCATATCTTTCGTTCTTAA
- a CDS encoding NUDIX domain-containing protein, whose translation MSHMFEQSAGGIVYRKHGGLIEVLLLKWKNSGGNIVYALPKGHLLENETAADAAIREIVEETGLEASLLKIKKFIKTISFSFTARHKTGSPTINKDVALYLVEYSGAKKPYVQREERFVGSVWLTLPDLKKVKTKPNIYDIVEANKDFM comes from the coding sequence ATGTCACACATGTTTGAGCAAAGTGCCGGAGGAATTGTCTATCGCAAGCACGGTGGGCTTATCGAAGTGCTCTTGCTCAAATGGAAAAACTCTGGAGGCAATATCGTCTATGCTCTCCCAAAATGACATCTTCTCGAAAATGAAACGGCTGCTGACGCGGCTATTCGTGAAATCGTCGAGGAAACTGGTCTCGAAGCATCACTTTTAAAGATTAAAAAATTTATTAAAACAATCTCTTTTTCCTTCACTGCTCGGCATAAAACAGGGAGTCCAACTATCAATAAAGATGTCGCACTCTATCTCGTCGAATACTCTGGAGCGAAAAAGCCGTATGTCCAGCGGGAAGAACGATTTGTGGGTTCTGTATGGCTCACACTTCCAGATCTCAAGAAAGTAAAAACGAAACCAAATATTTATGATATAGTGGAGGCAAATAAGGATTTTATGTAA